The Lewinellaceae bacterium genome has a segment encoding these proteins:
- the lpdA gene encoding dihydrolipoyl dehydrogenase, whose product MKFDLTVIGSGPGGYVAAIRAAQLGLKTAIIERYHTLGGTCLNVGCIPSKALLDSSEHYYNAKEHFALHGIEVKGLKVDLPQMVKRKDEVVAQTTEGINFLMKKNKIEVFHGHGTFLSPHKIKISGTEEMVIETDKVIIATGSKPIVPEVFNYDKNRVITSTEALNLQQVPNSMVIIGGGVIGLELGSVYSRLGTSVEVVEYLDAIIPGMDKDCSKELMRSLKKQGIKFHLKHKVTSVKAGKKGVTVGVQKRDSEETFTLNADYCLVAIGRRPYTDNLGLENAGVEKDDKGRIAVNEHLETNVPGIYAIGDVVRGAMLAHKAEEEGTYVAEKIAGQKPHINYNLIPGVVYTWPEVAAVGQTEEELKAAGIAYKSGKFPFKALGRARASTDVDGMVKILADKETDEVLGVHMVGARVADIIAEAVVAMEFRASAEDISRMSHAHPTFTEAVKEAALAATANRPIHI is encoded by the coding sequence ATGAAGTTTGATTTAACCGTAATCGGATCTGGCCCGGGAGGCTATGTCGCTGCTATCAGGGCAGCTCAACTGGGCTTAAAAACGGCCATCATTGAAAGATACCATACACTGGGTGGAACCTGCCTGAATGTGGGATGCATTCCTTCAAAGGCCCTGCTGGATTCTTCTGAGCACTATTACAATGCCAAAGAGCATTTTGCACTCCATGGGATTGAAGTGAAAGGCCTGAAAGTAGATCTTCCTCAGATGGTGAAAAGAAAAGATGAAGTGGTGGCTCAGACTACCGAGGGCATCAATTTTTTGATGAAAAAGAATAAGATCGAAGTTTTTCATGGCCATGGCACTTTTCTTTCTCCCCATAAAATCAAAATTTCGGGCACTGAAGAAATGGTGATAGAAACCGACAAGGTCATTATTGCCACGGGGTCCAAACCCATCGTTCCCGAGGTCTTTAACTATGACAAAAACCGTGTCATTACTTCTACAGAAGCCCTCAATTTGCAACAAGTTCCCAATAGTATGGTCATCATTGGGGGGGGCGTGATCGGACTGGAGCTCGGCTCGGTTTATTCACGCCTCGGCACTTCAGTAGAAGTGGTCGAGTACCTCGATGCGATCATCCCGGGGATGGACAAGGATTGTTCCAAAGAATTGATGAGGTCACTGAAGAAACAAGGGATAAAGTTTCATCTCAAACATAAGGTCACTTCGGTTAAGGCGGGTAAAAAAGGCGTAACCGTCGGAGTGCAGAAACGCGATTCTGAAGAGACGTTCACACTTAATGCCGATTACTGCCTGGTGGCCATAGGTCGTCGCCCTTATACAGACAACCTCGGACTTGAAAATGCGGGGGTTGAGAAAGATGATAAAGGCAGGATCGCCGTCAACGAACACCTGGAAACCAATGTGCCGGGTATTTATGCGATAGGGGATGTGGTGCGTGGTGCCATGCTGGCTCACAAAGCCGAAGAAGAAGGAACCTACGTAGCCGAAAAAATTGCGGGGCAAAAACCACATATCAATTATAACCTAATTCCGGGAGTGGTGTACACCTGGCCGGAAGTAGCTGCGGTTGGCCAGACGGAGGAGGAACTCAAAGCGGCAGGCATTGCCTATAAATCAGGAAAATTTCCTTTCAAAGCTTTGGGGCGTGCCCGGGCGAGCACCGATGTAGACGGTATGGTAAAGATCCTTGCGGATAAGGAAACCGACGAAGTACTGGGCGTGCATATGGTTGGCGCAAGGGTGGCTGATATCATTGCGGAGGCGGTAGTGGCGATGGAATTCAGAGCTTCCGCCGAGGATATTTCGAGGATGAGCCATGCCCACCCGACTTTTACGGAGGCCGTGAAAGAAGCAGCCCTGGCCGCTACAGCAAATCGTCCAATACACATTTAA
- a CDS encoding GNAT family N-acetyltransferase, with protein MKHNLQAQQIQADPALYFDEEKGIYNPVPVFPFLSEEDIVDTVEKLINEAVFREEIKVLSKKAKPSKSTIEGTNYIICLIKWHEYPELVKMLSIIREWAFRSEGGGVGNIDFDGFDLKEEMGQLIIINPEFEDIHGCIVGGYRYVVHNRDTYEAGPMGDHFQFSEAWKSSKWIELGRSFINPYIQKRNKKGSIDYVLHGLGYIYAKNPDAEGYFGKVTLYNIYEQQKADAFFLAVAKKYFRQSGEVFVNPNERVPEGTLTPSQKELLDKGVFKGLFYLLRNEYKINLVRIMAVYNRMTGLDKMWYFGAFRHHEFGNTTEVGIAISCADIYTVIKEKFVEPYM; from the coding sequence GTGAAACATAACCTTCAAGCTCAACAGATTCAAGCCGACCCGGCGCTTTATTTCGATGAAGAAAAGGGCATTTACAATCCGGTTCCTGTTTTCCCTTTTTTATCAGAAGAGGATATCGTTGATACGGTTGAAAAACTGATCAATGAAGCTGTGTTCAGGGAAGAAATAAAAGTATTATCGAAAAAAGCCAAACCTTCAAAATCTACCATTGAGGGCACGAATTACATCATCTGTCTCATCAAATGGCACGAATATCCGGAGCTGGTGAAAATGCTGAGCATCATCAGAGAATGGGCCTTTCGCAGTGAAGGCGGCGGAGTGGGTAATATTGACTTCGATGGCTTCGACCTGAAAGAGGAAATGGGGCAACTTATCATCATAAACCCGGAATTCGAAGATATCCATGGATGCATCGTCGGGGGATATCGATATGTCGTCCACAATCGCGACACCTATGAGGCTGGCCCCATGGGGGATCATTTCCAGTTCTCAGAAGCATGGAAGTCGAGCAAATGGATCGAACTGGGCCGGTCATTCATCAATCCCTATATCCAGAAGCGCAACAAAAAAGGTTCAATCGATTATGTACTGCACGGATTGGGATACATCTATGCCAAAAACCCAGATGCAGAAGGGTATTTTGGCAAGGTCACCCTGTACAACATCTATGAACAGCAAAAGGCAGATGCTTTTTTTCTGGCGGTTGCCAAAAAATATTTCCGCCAAAGCGGCGAAGTATTCGTCAACCCCAACGAAAGAGTCCCCGAAGGAACACTAACCCCTTCCCAAAAAGAACTGCTAGACAAAGGCGTATTCAAAGGTCTTTTCTACCTGCTGAGAAATGAATACAAGATCAATCTCGTACGCATCATGGCGGTTTACAACCGCATGACCGGTCTCGACAAAATGTGGTACTTCGGGGCTTTCCGTCATCATGAGTTTGGCAATACCACCGAGGTCGGTATCGCCATCAGTTGTGCTGATATTTACACGGTGATCAAGGAGAAGTTTGTGGAGCCGTATATGTGA
- a CDS encoding Crp/Fnr family transcriptional regulator: MNDNHSLWYLENIDVTNMLCPKKEKAGHVDKHLHRQVKKGEYIYLPEEHSDKMYFLTEGRVKIGTYNSTGKEITKAILGVGEVFGEMAILGEDKRRDFAIVMEDAEMCVLTVEDMKALMRENSKVSMFMFRIMGDRTRKMERRLESLVFKDSRTRIVEFLHELALEKGRRIGYEQEVRNFITHQEIANLTATSRQTVTTVLNELRNKNILVFNRRRMLVRDMDLLAREAEHQVNG, encoded by the coding sequence ATGAACGACAATCACAGTCTATGGTATTTGGAAAATATTGATGTGACCAATATGCTTTGCCCCAAAAAAGAAAAAGCCGGTCATGTTGATAAACATTTGCACCGACAGGTTAAAAAAGGAGAATACATATACCTTCCTGAAGAACATTCTGATAAAATGTATTTTCTCACCGAGGGCAGGGTCAAAATTGGAACCTACAATTCCACGGGGAAAGAAATTACCAAGGCTATTTTAGGGGTAGGAGAAGTTTTTGGGGAAATGGCTATTCTCGGGGAAGACAAACGCAGGGATTTTGCCATCGTCATGGAAGATGCCGAAATGTGTGTGCTTACCGTTGAAGATATGAAAGCACTTATGCGGGAAAATTCCAAAGTTTCCATGTTTATGTTCAGAATAATGGGAGACCGAACCCGTAAAATGGAGCGCCGGCTGGAATCTCTGGTGTTCAAAGATTCCAGAACCCGTATCGTAGAATTTTTACATGAACTGGCCCTGGAAAAAGGCCGCAGGATCGGGTACGAACAGGAAGTCAGAAATTTTATCACTCACCAGGAAATTGCCAACCTTACCGCTACCTCGCGGCAGACCGTTACCACCGTACTCAACGAATTACGCAATAAAAATATCCTCGTTTTCAACCGCCGCCGCATGCTGGTCCGGGATATGGACCTCCTTGCCAGGGAAGCGGAGCATCAGGTGAATGGGTAA